AAAATAAATAAACGATACACTTGTTAGTAATAAAACTATACCTGGAAAAAATAAAAGAATTTTACTTAAAAATGTCATTCGATTTTAGATTAAAGTTACAGCTAATTATAGTAATAGAACTATGGTTGTAGTTGTAGGGTGCGTCAGAGTTTCAAACTTTGATGCCTATCTTCAATTTTAATGTCTGACGCACCTTATTAATTGTGCTAGTTGCGTAAGTTCTAAGTAAATTTCAATTAAATGAATAGAAGTGGTTGGTGCGTGACGCTACAAGTCTCATGGCTCCGTGAAAATAATCTAGCAACGTCACGCACCCTACCGCTGAAACCTTTGTAGAGACGTTGCATGCAACGTCTCTACAATCTTTTTTGGAGAAGTCTAATAGGTTCTCTCAAAAAAAGGAAATAAAAGTTTTTGAGTAAAAGTTAAGGAAGTTTTAATTCCCATTTCATTTGGTAATTCATTTTCTCCATAAAAAGTGCCATGTAAGCGATCCCAAATTTTTAGATTTGCGCCATAATTGCAGTTTAAAAACTGGCTAGAATGATGCCATGCGTGATCTTGGGGCAAAATTAACCAAGGTGAAAGAAAACGATATAACCAACTATTGAAAGGGATAATTAATCGGCTATGTCGCCATAAATCTAAAGCAGCAGTTAAACTAATTCCTAAAATATATCCTTTCGGATCTGCTAATACATATAAGAATAGCGTATTAACCCATAGATAAACAATGAAAAAACTCGCCCAAATAGTGTTACGAGATGTTCCCAAAACGTCTAAGTAACTTACTGTATGATGTACTTGATGTACGTTCCAAAAAAAAGTAGAATGTAATAAGCGATGATTCCAATAATAAAGGTAATCAACGGCAACAAAGCTAATAATAAATGTGCAAATTGCTGATAGATAAAGGTGTCCTTGGGACATTGGTAGTAAATGGCAATAAAGTTGATAAATTATCGTTACTTGTAAAAGCGGAATCAGCATTCCTTGGACAAATAATCCTATAGAATCTAATAGCCAATCTGCAAGTGATTTAGTTTGGAGTTGAGTTCGACTAACTCGATCGCATATCGTCCATCCTACTAATCCCAGAAAAGTGATAAAAATTATAATTTGTCCAATTATTTGCATAGCAAAATGTTAAACCCAAAAGGTAACTTTAACTAATTGATCGGATAATTGTCGGGGGTCTTTTCCAGAAGCGATCGCATCTCGAATCGATTCTACAAATACATGAATTGTATCAGCAGGAGTGTGAGAAAACTGGGTTCCGTATTTAGCGATCGCTTCTCCCTGAATACCCAAAATTTTCACATCTTGCTTGATAATATGTTGTGCTGTCCATTTAACAAACAAACGCGCTAATTTATTCCATATTCCATAATTATAAGTAACATCTGTATAAACTAAGGTGGAATTTTCCGTTTCGGGAATTGATTGACTAGTAATGAACAAATGGCGATTTTTACCCATATTGTATTCTACACAAGTAATATTCGGCATATAAAAGCGATCGCTATGTTTAATTTCTGCATTCTGCTGATTTAGAAACCGACTAAACCATCCTAAATTACTAGTTTCATTACTATACTCTACCAAAACCGAACCATTTTTGCGCTCTACAATCATTTCTAGTTGTTGTTGGCGTGAGTTGCGAAAAACACCGGGATGCACAAAAGCAGTATGGGGAATATCAATGAAGTTTTCCACACAATTAGTAACATTATTGGCAAAACGATTAATAACTCGTACAGTTTCCCATCCAGCTTCTTGATAATGGGGCATAGAAAATGGCGGAAAATCTTCATGAAAATGCTCAGTTAATCGTACATAAACATAACCATCTTTTTCTGTAGTTGGATAATTTTTTGCTCGACGCTGTGGCGATAATTTAAAGGTATTTCCTTCCGCAGGAACAACAATAACACAACCGTTGCGATCGTACATCCAACCATGATAAGGACATTGCAATTTGCCTTGACAAACCTTTCCTGTGGATAAGCGACTGTTGCGATGCAAACAACGATCGCGCAATGCCACAGCTTGTCCATCTTCTCCCCGAAAAATTGCCAGCCATTCGCCTAAGAGCGATCGTCTTAATACCATGTTAGGTTTTAATTGGCTACTCAGTGCAACTATGTACCAAAAATCTGTAAATTGCATAAAACCCAATTTATTTTAGTTAAAATTAGCGCGATAAAACCGATTTTTTATGTTATAATTAGCAAAATTATATTTTGTCAAACTATCAACATAAACTTACCTTAAAAGCGGGTTAAAAACTGATTAAACATTTTACTTTTCCCTTTGAGTCATAATAGTTAAAATGATATATATAGCGATCGGTTTGGGAATAATAACAATGTAACCCCAAAAGCCTGATGATAGCTGTAATTGAAGAAAAGTAGATGTTTAGAGGGATAGTATAATGAGACACAAAATGAAAGAAATGATCGCAGTACAAGAAGAATTAGGCAACCCTGCCTCACTCAAAAAAATTTTTCAAGATTACTGCTGGGAAGTAGACGGGCTAAAGTCTTATGAATTAGAGCAGAGATTTTATACTTATGCTCAAAGTTTATTTGACCAACAACAAAGAATGTTTAATTGTACGCAATAAAGGAATATTTAAATTTAAAATTCATTAAATCTGATTCATACCTGCGGAATGTCGGTTCTCAACAAATGTCAGTATACTACCAAGCAAATGCTTGTGAGAGTGAAAGACAGGTGCGATCGCTATATCAAAATATTTCGTACTTTTTGAAGTATGCCACTCGATATTCTTCAAACTTATTTGATGACGATTGCGGTAAAAACTTTTTGCAAAAGTATGGGAGGTAACTAATTTGCCAGGTGCGAGTTCTTGAAAGGGACGATTCAAATCATCAAGTGTTAATTTAAATAAAAGATTTGCCTGCTCATTGGCAGCCATTAAGCAACCGTTGAAATCAATAGCGAACTGGGCAACAGGACTGCTTTGGAATGCAGCTTGCCAGAAATAATTTTGCATTGATATTGGATCGGCTGATTGCCGCTTATGGAATTTGGGATTAATACAAAGATGATCCTCTAAATCGAGTTTTAATCCCTTGGCAAAGACTTTGTGCAAC
The Phormidium ambiguum IAM M-71 genome window above contains:
- a CDS encoding sterol desaturase family protein; translated protein: MQIIGQIIIFITFLGLVGWTICDRVSRTQLQTKSLADWLLDSIGLFVQGMLIPLLQVTIIYQLYCHLLPMSQGHLYLSAICTFIISFVAVDYLYYWNHRLLHSTFFWNVHQVHHTVSYLDVLGTSRNTIWASFFIVYLWVNTLFLYVLADPKGYILGISLTAALDLWRHSRLIIPFNSWLYRFLSPWLILPQDHAWHHSSQFLNCNYGANLKIWDRLHGTFYGENELPNEMGIKTSLTFTQKLLFPFFERTY
- a CDS encoding aromatic ring-hydroxylating oxygenase subunit alpha, which encodes MQFTDFWYIVALSSQLKPNMVLRRSLLGEWLAIFRGEDGQAVALRDRCLHRNSRLSTGKVCQGKLQCPYHGWMYDRNGCVIVVPAEGNTFKLSPQRRAKNYPTTEKDGYVYVRLTEHFHEDFPPFSMPHYQEAGWETVRVINRFANNVTNCVENFIDIPHTAFVHPGVFRNSRQQQLEMIVERKNGSVLVEYSNETSNLGWFSRFLNQQNAEIKHSDRFYMPNITCVEYNMGKNRHLFITSQSIPETENSTLVYTDVTYNYGIWNKLARLFVKWTAQHIIKQDVKILGIQGEAIAKYGTQFSHTPADTIHVFVESIRDAIASGKDPRQLSDQLVKVTFWV